A single Cnuibacter physcomitrellae DNA region contains:
- a CDS encoding GNAT family N-acetyltransferase, translated as MSTTIRPWTDADLPLLVRANEAAMTAHLGGPETEDKVRARHEKYLGLAGDDQTGIFAIELDGVAVGGANWWRSEWHGEEIVEMGWFVVPEAQGRGVAAAGVAAVLDDAWRRAERRRVLAFPSIENIASNRVCARVGFERISEEDFPYRDTTLRVAVWSLQLGAPPRRD; from the coding sequence ATGAGCACCACGATCCGCCCCTGGACCGACGCCGACCTGCCGCTCCTCGTGCGGGCGAACGAGGCGGCGATGACCGCCCACCTCGGTGGACCGGAGACCGAGGACAAGGTGCGCGCTCGGCACGAGAAGTACCTCGGGCTCGCCGGGGACGACCAGACCGGGATCTTCGCGATCGAGCTCGACGGCGTCGCGGTCGGCGGGGCCAACTGGTGGCGGTCGGAGTGGCACGGCGAGGAGATCGTCGAGATGGGGTGGTTCGTCGTCCCCGAGGCACAGGGGCGGGGCGTGGCCGCGGCCGGCGTGGCCGCGGTGCTCGACGACGCGTGGCGACGCGCCGAGCGGCGGCGTGTCCTCGCCTTCCCCTCGATCGAGAACATCGCCTCCAACAGGGTCTGTGCGCGCGTGGGGTTCGAGCGCATCAGCGAGGAGGACTTCCCCTATCGCGACACCACGCTCCGCGTCGCGGTGTGGTCGCTCCAGCTCGGCGCCCCGCCCCGGCGCGACTGA
- a CDS encoding MFS transporter, whose product MTRGTDRGRIAGYALINLVVLGSLTAPVVTALPLRIAELVPAEERASSLAFVTVCGAIAALVANPLFGVLSDRTRGRLGRRRPWLLAGVLVGWVASLLVVIAPSVGVLAVAWTLAQTAYNASLAAVAALLGDGVSERSRASASGIFGAAAFLGTLPPLVLAGVLPSRVDVVVLAMPTAAVLVVAAAVFLLNDPPLAAASAAARGRLRWPDRDERRALKPFAAVWVQRALMHLSFGLVTSFALFLVSDRMRISPEAAGPVVALMTFAGGAAIVVSALTSGFLAGRRGDYRPFIVVAALGLAVASVLRGVGTDTGLLVGGAALGGLALGAFYAVDLAMALRAVPEGRHGTYLGVLNMAETLPGTVSPAIASALLLIGGRDPVSGAGDDYLALCLAAAVVALCALLPLPALRGVLTRDRASEGLSAPVLR is encoded by the coding sequence GTGACGCGAGGAACCGACCGGGGGCGGATCGCCGGGTATGCGCTGATCAACCTCGTCGTGCTCGGCTCGCTGACCGCCCCGGTCGTCACCGCCCTGCCGTTGCGGATCGCCGAGCTCGTCCCGGCGGAGGAGCGCGCGTCGTCGCTCGCGTTCGTGACGGTGTGCGGTGCGATCGCCGCGCTGGTCGCGAACCCGCTGTTCGGCGTGCTGTCGGATCGCACCCGGGGTCGCCTCGGGCGACGTCGGCCCTGGCTGCTCGCCGGCGTGCTGGTGGGCTGGGTTGCCTCCCTCCTCGTGGTGATCGCGCCGTCGGTCGGCGTGCTCGCGGTGGCATGGACCCTCGCGCAGACGGCGTACAACGCCTCGCTCGCGGCGGTCGCCGCGCTCCTCGGTGACGGCGTCTCGGAGCGCAGCCGCGCCTCCGCCTCGGGCATCTTCGGCGCCGCCGCGTTCCTCGGCACGTTGCCGCCGCTCGTGCTGGCCGGGGTCCTCCCGTCCCGGGTGGATGTCGTCGTGCTCGCCATGCCGACGGCCGCCGTCCTCGTGGTGGCCGCGGCCGTGTTCCTCCTGAACGATCCGCCCCTCGCGGCGGCGAGCGCGGCGGCGAGGGGCCGCCTGCGTTGGCCCGACCGCGACGAGCGGCGCGCGCTGAAGCCGTTCGCCGCGGTCTGGGTGCAGCGCGCGCTCATGCACCTCTCCTTCGGCCTGGTGACCTCCTTCGCCCTGTTCCTGGTGAGCGATCGGATGCGGATCTCACCCGAGGCGGCCGGCCCCGTCGTGGCGCTGATGACCTTCGCCGGGGGAGCGGCCATCGTCGTCTCCGCGCTGACCTCGGGGTTCCTCGCCGGTCGACGAGGCGACTACCGACCGTTCATCGTGGTCGCCGCCCTCGGGCTCGCCGTCGCCTCCGTGTTGCGCGGCGTGGGCACGGACACCGGTCTCCTCGTCGGCGGAGCGGCGCTGGGCGGCCTGGCGCTCGGGGCGTTCTACGCCGTCGACCTCGCCATGGCCCTGCGTGCCGTCCCTGAGGGGCGGCACGGCACGTACCTCGGCGTCCTCAACATGGCCGAGACGCTGCCGGGGACGGTCAGCCCGGCGATCGCGAGCGCCCTCCTGCTGATCGGGGGCCGCGATCCCGTGAGCGGGGCCGGAGACGACTACCTCGCGCTCTGCCTCGCGGCGGCGGTCGTCGCGCTCTGCGCCCTCCTGCCCCTGCCGGCCCTCCGTGGCGTCCTCACCCGCGATCGTGCGTCGGAGGGTCTGAGCGCCCCTGTCCTGCGGTGA
- a CDS encoding dihydrofolate reductase family protein — MAKVRIQNFSISVDGFGTGEGQTLEDPFGHAGHRLHDWFFPIGMFGPPGPEGIDLALARFGWDAVGAEIMGRHKFGPQRGPWPDDGWEGWWGDEPPFHTPVFVLTHHPRPSIEKEGGTTFHFLDASPEEALRRAQEAAGEKDVRIGGGVDLVRQFLAADLVDEMHLVIVPLVLGRGERIWDGLEGIESRFRVESVATPSGVVHQMWSRTRD; from the coding sequence ATGGCGAAGGTGCGCATCCAGAACTTCTCGATCTCGGTCGACGGCTTCGGCACGGGAGAGGGGCAGACCCTCGAGGACCCGTTCGGCCACGCCGGGCACAGGCTGCACGACTGGTTCTTCCCGATCGGGATGTTCGGGCCGCCCGGACCGGAGGGCATCGACCTCGCGCTGGCGCGGTTCGGCTGGGATGCGGTGGGGGCGGAGATCATGGGCCGCCACAAGTTCGGTCCCCAGCGCGGACCGTGGCCCGACGACGGGTGGGAGGGCTGGTGGGGAGACGAGCCGCCGTTCCACACCCCGGTGTTCGTGCTGACCCACCACCCCCGGCCGAGCATCGAGAAGGAGGGCGGCACGACCTTCCACTTCCTCGACGCCTCGCCCGAGGAGGCGCTCCGGCGGGCGCAGGAGGCCGCGGGCGAGAAGGACGTGAGGATCGGCGGCGGGGTGGACCTGGTGCGCCAGTTCCTGGCGGCCGACCTCGTCGACGAGATGCACCTGGTGATCGTGCCGCTGGTGCTCGGCCGCGGCGAGCGGATCTGGGACGGGCTCGAGGGGATCGAGTCACGCTTCCGCGTCGAGTCCGTGGCCACGCCCAGCGGTGTGGTGCATCAGATGTGGTCCCGTACGCGCGACTGA
- a CDS encoding LuxR C-terminal-related transcriptional regulator, with product MTSWVTPTLIEEDGEVVVAMWGVPRISTTTVDRPRIRARLDGPEALVTVIGPAGYGKTVAVAQWAAEADAVGVWARVRDRDVDSAAFVQDLADELLASGTVSAASPLRHLGEAVMAGADPWEVLCRALRDAGDLVIVVDDVDRLTDSAVDGLIRLAEDLPRLRVRATARRRTRLTEPGLGLVLDTAVVTTDELALTDDEARAILGPGADRSTVERILEWGGSPLIARALASGSTTAEGRQQAADHAFSSLLDDRIRAEDWDPELVDFLARTSVADALTLELATALSPRTDAERMLARAEEEGLGLWTGSPSRGEQFRYSPPAREAFAQLLLERQRSAVRPLNLIAAGWEATHGQPFSALERAVRFSDWALATSVVRESWHVLLRNHGLQVRDLFTTVPLLTLRRLPLIAMILALIYNARRSHRLRALELFALANYGASRQSSTAQPADRALLAGVQTAALRVSGRIRPALAAAERTYDTLVSMSDEDRDRLGPNEPTLYNQAGTTFFYGGRSESALDSFARSTAVGDAKGLTAGMIGLAMTAGVHAVSGDMPEAASTVAEADIRDWPEGWLTGYSGSFYRVARAFLALESFDAAEADRHLRTLDPHRETIEHWPLLTHLDTLVLLLGGRPEEALLRLESTIRTQRRRQGSSPFTSERLQHTVALAHLAAGDAVAAERALAGTSEDARLAVSHARISLARGMPDDVLRRLQDGGSTSGSSRSRGEALALTAAALAVVGDDRAALTAGRATLAFLGERGLGLPLALVPRSALEALEKSLRRSGSPELAEALGPAKEHAVVAGGLTSIRLTPRELEVARRLPTHPTLGAIADDLSVSPNTVKTQLRSLYKKLDVTSRPEALARLAVLGVTAGQGRSDPPTHDRG from the coding sequence GTGACCTCCTGGGTGACGCCTACACTCATCGAGGAGGATGGGGAGGTCGTGGTGGCCATGTGGGGCGTACCCCGGATCTCGACGACCACGGTGGACCGACCGCGGATCCGCGCACGACTCGATGGCCCGGAGGCGCTGGTCACGGTGATCGGGCCGGCCGGCTACGGGAAGACCGTGGCCGTCGCGCAGTGGGCGGCCGAGGCGGACGCCGTCGGCGTGTGGGCGCGCGTGCGCGACCGCGACGTCGACTCCGCGGCCTTCGTGCAGGACCTCGCCGACGAGCTCCTGGCCTCGGGGACGGTGTCCGCGGCGAGCCCCCTCAGGCATCTCGGCGAGGCCGTCATGGCGGGCGCCGATCCCTGGGAGGTGCTGTGCCGAGCGCTCCGCGACGCCGGGGATCTCGTGATCGTCGTCGACGACGTCGACCGCCTCACCGACTCCGCCGTCGACGGCCTGATCCGCCTCGCCGAGGATCTCCCGCGTCTGCGGGTGCGCGCCACCGCGCGACGCCGGACCAGGCTCACCGAACCCGGCCTCGGGCTGGTGCTCGACACCGCGGTGGTCACCACCGACGAGCTCGCCCTCACCGACGACGAGGCGCGAGCGATCCTGGGCCCCGGTGCCGACCGGTCGACCGTCGAACGGATCCTCGAGTGGGGCGGGTCGCCGCTCATCGCCCGCGCGCTGGCGAGCGGCTCGACCACGGCCGAGGGACGGCAGCAGGCGGCCGACCATGCCTTCTCATCCCTGCTCGACGACCGCATCCGGGCGGAGGACTGGGATCCGGAGCTCGTCGACTTCCTCGCACGGACCTCGGTGGCCGACGCCCTGACCCTGGAGCTGGCCACCGCACTGTCCCCTCGGACGGACGCCGAGCGGATGCTCGCGCGAGCGGAGGAGGAGGGCCTCGGCCTCTGGACCGGGTCACCCTCCCGCGGCGAGCAGTTCCGCTACTCACCGCCGGCCAGGGAGGCCTTCGCCCAGCTGCTGCTCGAGCGCCAGCGCTCCGCGGTCCGCCCGCTCAACCTCATCGCGGCCGGCTGGGAGGCGACCCACGGGCAGCCCTTCAGCGCCCTGGAACGGGCGGTGCGCTTCTCGGACTGGGCGCTGGCCACCTCCGTCGTCCGCGAGAGCTGGCACGTCCTGCTGCGGAACCACGGCCTCCAGGTCAGGGACCTGTTCACGACGGTGCCGCTACTGACCCTGCGGCGCCTCCCGCTGATCGCGATGATCCTCGCGCTGATCTACAACGCCCGGCGCTCCCACCGGCTTCGGGCGCTCGAGCTGTTCGCGCTCGCGAACTACGGTGCGAGCCGGCAGTCCTCGACCGCGCAGCCCGCCGATCGCGCCCTCCTGGCGGGCGTGCAGACCGCCGCGCTCAGGGTCAGCGGGCGGATCCGTCCCGCCCTGGCCGCCGCGGAACGCACCTACGACACGCTGGTGTCGATGAGCGACGAGGACCGCGACAGGCTCGGCCCCAACGAGCCCACGCTGTACAACCAGGCCGGGACGACCTTCTTCTACGGCGGACGCTCCGAGTCGGCCCTCGACTCCTTCGCCCGCTCGACCGCGGTCGGGGATGCGAAGGGCCTCACCGCGGGCATGATCGGTCTGGCCATGACGGCCGGGGTGCACGCCGTCTCGGGCGACATGCCCGAGGCCGCGAGCACGGTGGCGGAGGCGGACATCCGGGACTGGCCGGAGGGCTGGTTGACCGGGTACTCGGGGAGCTTCTACCGGGTCGCCCGCGCGTTCCTCGCGCTCGAGTCGTTCGACGCCGCCGAAGCCGATCGGCATCTGCGCACGCTCGACCCGCACCGCGAGACCATCGAGCACTGGCCCCTGCTCACCCACCTGGACACGCTCGTCCTCCTGCTCGGCGGCCGGCCGGAGGAGGCGCTGCTGCGGCTGGAGAGCACCATCCGGACCCAGCGCCGGCGACAGGGCTCCTCCCCGTTCACCAGCGAACGGCTCCAGCACACCGTGGCGCTGGCCCATCTCGCCGCTGGCGACGCCGTCGCCGCCGAGCGGGCCCTCGCTGGCACGAGCGAAGACGCCCGGCTGGCCGTCTCGCACGCCCGCATCTCGCTCGCCCGCGGGATGCCCGACGACGTGCTGAGGCGCCTGCAGGACGGCGGAAGCACCTCCGGCTCGTCACGGTCCCGCGGCGAGGCGCTCGCCCTGACCGCGGCCGCGCTGGCCGTCGTCGGCGACGATCGCGCGGCGCTCACGGCCGGACGGGCGACCCTGGCGTTCCTCGGCGAGCGCGGCCTGGGCCTGCCTCTGGCGCTCGTCCCGAGGTCGGCGCTCGAGGCGCTCGAGAAGTCGCTCCGGCGAAGCGGGTCACCCGAGCTCGCCGAGGCGCTGGGCCCGGCGAAGGAGCACGCCGTCGTCGCCGGCGGCCTGACGAGCATCCGCCTGACACCGCGGGAGCTCGAGGTGGCTCGGCGTCTCCCCACGCACCCGACGCTCGGGGCCATCGCCGACGACCTCTCCGTGTCGCCCAACACGGTGAAGACGCAGCTGCGCTCGCTCTACAAGAAGCTGGACGTGACCAGCCGCCCCGAGGCGCTGGCGCGACTGGCGGTGCTCGGCGTCACCGCAGGACAGGGGCGCTCAGACCCTCCGACGCACGATCGCGGGTGA